A section of the Apodemus sylvaticus chromosome 10, mApoSyl1.1, whole genome shotgun sequence genome encodes:
- the Txndc17 gene encoding thioredoxin domain-containing protein 17, with product MATFEEVSVLGFEEFDKAVKEHEGKTIFAYFSGSKDTEGKSWCPDCVEAEPVIREGLKHVAEDCVFIYCQVGDKPYWKDPNNDFRQKLKITAVPTLLKYGTPQKLVESECRQANLVEMIFSED from the exons ATGGCCACCTTCGAGGAGGTGAGCGTGTTAGGCTTTGAGGAGTTCGACAAGGCAGTGAAGGAGCATGAGGGCAAGACCATTTTCGCCTACTTCAGCGGTTCTAAGGATACCGAAGGGAAGAGCTGGTGTCCGGACTGCGTGGAAG CTGAGCCAGTCATCCGAGAGGGGCTGAAGCATGTGGCTGAAGACTGTGTGTTCATCTACTGCCAAGTAGGAGACAAACCTTA CTGGAAAGACCCAAATAATGACTTCagacaaaaactgaaaataactGCAGTGCCTACACTACTTAAATATGGAACA CCTCAAAAACTTGTGGAGTCTGAGTGCCGGCAAGCCAACCtcgtggagatgatcttctctgaAGATTAA